Below is a genomic region from Miscanthus floridulus cultivar M001 chromosome 1, ASM1932011v1, whole genome shotgun sequence.
CTCTGCTTCTCTGCTCGTGTTTCGTTTTCGTTTGCTCTGCTTTGGTATGGGATCAAGCATAGCATGATTTGATCAGCGGCTTTCGAACCAGAGTGACCATAGAGCTCAAACAATCACAGTAACTAGTTTCTGCGGTTGGTGAATGCGAGTGCTGTTACCTCCAGCGCTGAAGCAACTAGGTAGTCGCTTTCAGTAGAGTGTTTCCGTTTCTCAACTTGCTGAAAATGTTTGTGTGAAGGTTGAGCTTCTGAACATTTTACGGTTTGATTTGCATTGACTTGGAAGACAGGTTTGAGTTTCCTTTACTTTTGGTCCTTTTTTAATTGTTGCTTTTGCTATATATTTTGTGAATTGTTGGTCAGTTGCTTGCCTGACTTCGTACCGTCACTGTACTACGACCTTGCACTTGCGGTGCCCCGATCATAATGATGTGCCCAATACTTGAGCTCGAGTTAAGATCGGTTGTATGTATGCTCAGAAGTCATGGATCTGTAAGATCCAGTTTGTCGATTTTCTGAGTAATACAATAAGTCTATAATGCACTTCGGATCATAATATTGGAGGCATACAGCGAATGATGCCATAGTTGTGCAAGCATCTATTTGAGAGAAAATGAAAGCTACACATGTTAGTGATGCTGGCATCACAATGATCTACCTCTCCTGTCCTTCCATCGTTCTCATGAATCATGACAGATCCAGGCATTGTTCAGATGGATCCAGCTGTTAGTTATGATTGCATGAATATTACTGAACTAGTCCCACATTGAGACCAACAAATTCACTCACATGTCTTTGTATCATCCCAAGCCCTTCATGAACCAGCAAACTGTTTCTTCCATTATTGGAAGTCAACTAAATCAGTTCGACTCTGCATAATATTACCACTCTGTATTGCTCTTTTGAACACATTTTACTCATAGGCAATGTAGGAAGACATATGGTTAACATATTTTCTTCTCTGTGCCATGTCAGGGTAATTTGCAGCATGAGTATAGTGGAAATGATTGTCTCCAACTTAAAGGGCATCAGACATATACTGAAGTATCTTCTCTTCTTGAGTACTTGAAGCTTTGCATGTTCTTCTCAAAGAAATCTTTTTCAGCATTTCTGAAGTTTGGTGGGTACAAACAAGAAGATATTCTTATTCACAAGGCTAGGGCGAGGGTGAGTAAGTATCGTGGGCGTTAACTTAAGCTTAAGGTCATAATTAACATTCGTTCCCATATATTGGTACAGAATATCTTATTCTTTGTTCATTGCTCAATGCAGCTCATGCAGCCTTCTTTCGCATTGGTGTGTGACCAAAGAACCAAGTGCTTGCTGCTTTTCATTCGGGGTGCTATCAGCACTAAAGAGCGCCTGACTGCAGCAACTGCTGCTGAAGTTCCTTTTCACCATATAATTCTAAGTGAAGGAAAGATCAGCAATGTAGTTTTAGGATATTCACACTGTGGGATGCTTGCTGGAGCTCGTTGGATTGCAAAACTTATTACTCCCCATCTTCATAACAAAATGCAGGAATTTTCTGGGTACCACATAAAGGTAATTCTCACTAATTATCTGCACGTGAATGAAATGAATAAATGTGCATCATGCTGCAGTTTATTGTACCTGAATATACAGCCCCTTCTATTTTGTCTAATTTTCTTGTAGTCGAAAGTGCTGCTTGCAAATATTAACTGTTATTCTGGTGATTGATGCGCTGTATGCATAGTAAAATTACTGATATCGAAGTCATCTTGTTGTCAATATCACTGCTTTATACTGTTGCATTTCATACTGTCTATATTCTGGCTGAAATAAATGGAAACTTGCACTTTCattggttatttttgtgtagagatTACAAATTTGAGGATGTTCTACTTTATTTTCTACCTATGTACCTAGGCTTTCGGTAGAGCATTTTAGACATGCTAATGTGGTTTGGATATGTAACTTTTAAGCTTATGAGTTCGTCTTGTGATTTGCTTCAAACTGTTGTATGAAGCTAGCATTAGTGCTCGGCACAGAGAATAAGGTTTACATGTCTTAATGTGATATAATCCAACTAGGTGTTATCCTTTTCGTTAGGTCATTGGACATTCAATGGGAGCTGGCATTGGAGCGATTCTGACTTATATTCTCCGTGAGCATTATGAGTTCTTGTCATGCAGCTGTCTGGCATTTGCTCCTCGTaagtaaaatttgacaaacttTCAGTTTTGTTGATTGTTGAAAGTTCGATTTGGAAGCTCTCACTTTTCATTTTATTTATAATGCTAAGATCCTGTGCTGGCATTTGGAAATCTTGTCTGGCTCTCAGATGCCCTTTGGTTTCAGTGTTTGAAGTTGGCTAGTTGGTCACTTTATGTCTCTTTTGTTAACCTTTCTCTGTTTGAATGTTGGCAAAGTAGTCACTACACAAGATTCTCATCCATGCTAATTATATTCTGGAAAATTTCTTTCCTGAATTTGCATCAGTTAACCATGATTTTAAAGTCGAGGACATAATAAAGACTTCCAGgcaatttcattttttttaactTCCAGGCAATTTCATTGCTGAATGCAAAGCTAATGAAACTTCATTTGACTTGTGGGATCTATGCTATCCGATTATAGTCACAAAGTTCCCTGCTCGATGGGGCCGAGTAACGGGGTCAAGGACCGTGGCAAACTACTTACGAGAGGTTTTACAATTAGGGTTGAAAATGACCCCGCATACTTGGGTCAGGCAAGGATATTTCCGGAATTCTAAGTACCTGGGTTTCTGGGTGGGGTCCGTGACTATGGAAGTGACAGAAGTATATTTCTTTCGTAGAAAATTATTTCTAGCATTCTGAAGTAACTTTTGTGTTATTTAGCTGCATGTATGACATGGGAGCTGGCGGAGTCAGGCAAGGATTTCATCACTTCTCTTGTCAATAGAAATGATGTGGTGCCAGCATTTTCGAAAGTTTCTTCTGAGAGCCTGCGATCTGAGGTATCCTGATGGCAACTCTTTGCAGTAGATTATAAAATGTTACTGGACTTTAGCCAACGCAGACTCCTTTAGGAGTTGACGAGTAATAAAAGTATTAAATACCACAAAATACTCCTCACTGAATGGCAATGCATACCTTACTCATTTTCTGATATCACAATATATTTTAGCTTCACAattgacgtctcatttcttgatGGTAGGTGATGGTATCATCAAAGCTGGATGATGTGCAGGATCACTTTAACCATGGTTTATTCGCCAGTATAAGTCAGCGTGTTGCCTTCATCAAGTCCCATATGCTCTCCATCTCTAACTCAACAGGGAAGATTGCAAATCATGGCTCTAGTATTTCTGAGGTAAAATCCCTCAATATCCCCAGCTTGTACCCATGAACATTTTATGGCTGCTCTGGTTACTGAAATCACCAAGTTAACACAATGATATATTTTTTTCCCCAATTTTTAATGAAAGGTATCTAAGACACATCTGGAGTCCTGTACAAATATGAGGTTAATCACCCAGGGTTTGTAATTTACAAGTAGCAGTTGAGATCCACTGAATCTTTCTGATGTGCCGTCCCAATCAGTACCAATACCACTAGTCCACTAGCAACTGTGGGCCAGCAACACTTCTGTCTAGGACTATTTAATAGATCCTACATATAGGTTTGAGTGATTATCCTTTAATTGACACTGCAAGCGGTAAACAATActcaatactccctccgtcccaaaatagaggtcgttatgggatgcgtgtaggtcaaactttctcatcTTTGACTAgctttgtagaaaatacgtataacatttatatctccaaataagtttattatgaaagtatattcaacgatctatctaatgatattaattatgtattataaatattaatattcttttatacatAAGTGGTCAAAGTTGAAAATAATGATTTCTCGAGAAGCGAGAACGACTTctattttggaacggagggagtatatcatGTGGGATATAATAGTCTGCTGCCCATTAACTCCTACCAAGTGCATTTCTGCTTATGTCTTGAGTTTTCTGGGAAGCCCCTTTCTTTCACCAAGCCAAGCAAATTAATGTGAACAGTATTTCTTTGCTATAGTGTGAGCATGCTGTAAAAATAAGTAACTACGATTATGTTTTCTTTTCTCTCATTTTAGACTAGAATTATGATTTCTGAGAACATTTTCCTTGTGGCATGCAGCCTTTGCTCAAAGAATCGGCAAATACCATACCGCCTACAGCAAATGGACACAGCACTGACTGTAGCCAGCAACAAGTTGTTGCCTGTGAAGAAACGGTCGTTCTACTAGTCAACAGCGACCATTTGACGTGTGACAAGCCTGCTGATTCAGGCCTCACATCACAAGAAGGTTCAGACAGCAACGCGGCATCGGACACTCAACAATCGCCCCCGCCAACAgacgaaggagaagaagaagaagccccCAACCAGAACGGCGTCGGAAAGGATAAGCAGAAAGAACCGGTTTCGGCGGGCTGTTCGTCGCGCCAGCTCTTCCCTCCTGGGAGGATCATCCACATGGTTGCGCTGCCCCCGCCGCCGGACCCAAACACCGGCGACGGCACGAGCAGCGATGAGGTCATTGGGATATACGAGACGCCGAGGGATTTGTACGGGAAGATACGGCTCGCGCCCAACATGATTAAAGAACATTACATGCCTAGCTATATAAGTACGATGGAATCGTTGTTGGAACAGCTTCAGAAGGACGATGATGATACCAGTGTATGTACCGCATCAAATGGCCTGTGAATTATTGTAGAGAACTCAGttggtcccgttcgcttcgctgaaaaaaataagtcgaaacactgttccggctgatttattgtgatagaaaaatactgttccggctgaaaaaatgaaaaagacagattataagagaaacgaacagggctGTTGTGATTAATCCAATTCTCTCATCACCTAATTTTGTCTCACATTTTTTTCTCGTTGACCGAGTGACATGGACGTCGCCTGTCCGTACGCGCGTCTCCGGCTTGTCCTCGCCACGCTGGCATGCATGCGGAGCTTGCGAATTCCCTCTCGGCCTCACGCTACAAGAGAGCACCTCCAGGCTTCCATGAAACAAATTCTCGCATCCGTCCATCCCCTTCCGCTGCAACCTGCAAGCCTGCTGCACCTCTCGCAAGGATCGACATGGCCGCCTctggtggtggtgctgctgctctccgcggcctcgtcgtcgtcctcgccgtCCTCTCCGTCTCCGTGTGGGGTGCGGTGGCCACGATCAACGTCAAGGAGACGTGCTCGTTCACGGCGCACCCGGACCTGTGCGAGAAGGACATGACCCAGCTGGTGGGCCTGGAaagcgcgccggcgccggcgccggcgacgtcCGACTGAGATTAGCTCATGCCTGCACGCATTCGCGATATATTATATAATAATGTGCTGTAAGCCTGTAACTTTGGTGTCCTGCTGTTTGATCGTCCAGGACGCCGCCGCCAATGTCTTCAAGAAATAGTTCCCGAGTGAAACGGTGGATCAATCAACACGTTCATGTTTCGTCGTGCGAGTttcatttgtttttgtttttttatgaaaTGGAGTTCATGTTCTACCTTAGAATTCCGTCATCAAGGCTAACAGCTAGCACATGGGAATAATAACAACACTGATCATATCTCTTGCCCGACTGCTCGACGAGTGGTGTCTTGGGTGGCCACAAACAGAAAGGGAAGGCAACGAAACGAAGCCACCGTACTCGTCCCGGACGCTAATCCAATTCCTATCCCTGTCCGATACAATACAAAGGTTAGTTAAGCCCCGGAAAGGAAAGTCCATGAACAATACAATCCGATTCCACTTCGACAGTTACGTAGCTAGTCCTGTCCCTGTCCGATTCCACTTCCTTATATACTCCTTGTGTGCTTGTTACTACGCCTTGCATTGGAGCGCGGCACGCACGATCGACCCGGTCTCTCGCCTTGATCGGCAGTTCGGCACGGATACTCACCCATACGACAtggccggcgacgacgacgacacgaCGCCAGATCCGTTGTTCATGAACGTCCCGCGGCGGCCGAGGAGCGCCGCCTCGTGGCGGCGCAAGGAGGAGCCCGACGGTGGCGATCACGGTGGTATTAGCGTCTCCAATAATGCGTCACCACCGGCGACGACGCCGGTGGCATCCAATAAGCGACCTGCCTCGTCGaccggaggcggcggcgccgAGCACGTCCCACGGGCCAAGAAGCACCGGTTAGTTAATCCCATCGAGGAGCCGGAGCCGAAGGCGAACGACCGCGGCGTCGGTATATTAGGCGGCATGCCACCAGCGCTTTCGCACAACGataaggctgctgctgctgcggcagcGTCGTCGGCGAGCAGTAGTGAGGCTGAGCCAGCCGTCGACTGGGCGGAGAATGAGCGTTACCGCAAGGGGAAGACGCCGATCATGAACGACGACGACGCATGCGTAGCGGTCTCTCGCCGCCCTCTTGCTGGCAAGCTCCTGGGCGACGCCATCCGGTCCCACCGGAGCACCGCCGTGGCCGGCTTCAAACCATCCAGAACGAAACCCAAGAAGCCAAAGAAACCACGAACGAAACCCAAGAACAAGCCAGTGAAGAAGGACAGCAGCGCCTGGTTCTGGTGCGGCACGGGGAGAGACGGGATGTCATCGGCCGGGTCCGACGCGGACTACTCGTTCGACAGGATCGGCGTCGTGAGCAACAGGCTGCGGACCACCCTGAGGGTCCTCGGCGTCGCCGCCCCCGTGCGCCTCTACGGCAGGTTTCTGACCAGGTGCGACAGGGACATCCAGCAGACGCGCTTGCTCATGTCGTGCAAGAAATGGCGCGCCGACGACGCCGAGTTCCCGCTCTGCGCGTTCATGAcggaggaagaaaaggagaaggcgcACGGCGCGGGGCTGCCGCTCACGGCGTACGACCGCGGCGGCGACGCGTACGAGCTCATGTTCAGGTTCCTGGAATGCAACGTTGCCTACCGGCTCATCAATAAGTGGGGCGACTTCCTCAGGCACAACGGCCTCGTCGTCGGCAAAAACGAGCCGGCGCCGGTGGACGACGACGTCATGCTGGACCTGTGGTTGTTCCGGCCGCCGGGGGGCAAGGTCGGGATGGTCATGCTGCACTACCGCAGAGGCGACGCCGCGCACGCCGACGCCGCCTTGGACGAAGTGGAACAGAAGAGGCCCCAGCTGATGCTGAacaatggcgccgccgccgctgttatGGAGGACGTTGTGGGTGATGCGAACGAGGAGGGAGACGAGGACGCTGGCGTGATTGGCGAGGTGGCGGCCGCCGCACCCGCACCATCGTCCCCGTCGGAGcctagtggtggtggtgcaaTAGAGGCGGCCGAGGCCGCATCGTCCCCGTCGGAACCTGATGGTGTTGGTGCGAAGGCACCCGAGGAACAGGCTGGTGCTCTGGGCGAGGTAGCGCATGACGCACCGTCGACTTCATCAGAGCTCCATGGCGGTGCCGGCCGGAGCGACGAGGTGACTGCACCATTGTCGCTGGGCGATGGAACAGAGGATGAGGAGCGAGAGGCCGGCGGTGCGCTAATGGTAATGGTACTGGAGGTGGAGGCTGCCACACAATCATCGTTTGACTCGAACACCGGTGGTGCGGCAAACGACGTAGCCGCGCCACCATCATCGCCAGAAGCTGGTGGCGGTGCCGCCATGTTCACGACGGAGGATGATGAGGCTGCTGACGAACTGGCCGAGGCAGAGGCAGCCGCGCGCGCGTGGAATGTTACCAAGTACGAGTTCCAGGCCGCACAAGGGCTGATGATGCTGTCTAGAGCTAATAGTAATAGCTAGCCCCGTGGATATATATACTAGCATTTTGTACTCGATCTCTACAAACGGCAAATCGAAACTATATGCTACTGTAAAGTGTGGGTTAGAGCATCATGCATGCTGCTGGTTTAGGACTTTTAGACTGTCTCTTACCTGGTTTTGTATTTTGGCCAACGGTACCAGAACAGCTCATACTTGTTAGAAACTAAAGATCGAGATTCGGGTGTCAGCAAGAACATCTCTCCCAAATTCCATGAAGAATTAAAGACCAATAATCGGGTGCTAGTAGACAAAAACAAATCAAATTATAAATAGCCGGATTTGAATGAATGGGCCTCGGTGTCCAATGGCCTGGGCTGATATACCCGACCCAACATCACCATCAGAGCTCACCCTCTGAGCTCGCCCTCGCGGCGCCGAGTTCGCCCAAGAAGACAGGCGAGTCCATGGTCACCACCCACACACACCGTCCACCACCAGCCTTGCGCCTTCCCCAAGCACACCACCACCTCCTGGACCATCACCGCGTCCATGGTATCCAAACCCAATGCGATCCAGGCGAGATGGAGATCTAATGACTGGCGAGGTGCGGGGATGGGGGAGGGTGACGACCACCTCGGCACCGTCATATCCGGCTTCGAGCTGTCTAGTCTGCGGCCATAGGGGCATGGCCACCATTTCCAACGACGACGCTAATAACTCACTGTCGTCGTCCTCGGCCCGGACACCGCCGCTAGGCAGGGACCCATGCGGGCTGCGCCTATGGCACACTGCCCACTGTCGCAACTGCGGTTTGCACCACCATGCCACAGCCGTCGGCATGGCACATCCAATGGCTACGAGCAGCGATGTGCCAGGATCAAGCGCAAGGCGAGGAAGCACCGTAGCTGGTCCGACAACAGGACGCGTGAAGACTGATtcttgttagttgatctccactggCCTATTGGGCCAttggatctgcgccctgatcgggggcgcccaactctAATatagttggtgggcccccgtcgcatagcgtcataaataggaggtgggggccggggcgctCGAGTCACGAGGTTCGTCTGAGCCGCCTAGCACTCCACCTACAGTCCTAAACCCTAGCCGATCACAGAGGggacgctgccagcgacgggaagcgtcGCCACCGCCTCTGCGTCTCGCCGGAGGACTGCTACGACGCCGGGCTACCATGCGGAGTCTACACCGACCTCGGACGACACCGCTACTCTACTGCCACCGGGTTATCGCCAAGCATTGCGATGGCGAGCCCATCTTCCTCCAAGGCAGTTGATGGTTTGCACCCTTCacccctctctttctctcgttcTATCTACTGTTATTGCACTAGTACATATTCTAGAACTCATGGTTTTATTCAATAGCAAGTagacatgctagttctatgcctagAGATCCTGTTTTAAGTTTTACAATGGTACCAAAGCCTCACTGGGTATAGATCTAGCGTATAGGATGAGAAAATCGAGTAGCAGCTAGAAGGAGGTGAGAGATTCGGTTTTCGGATCTAAAAAGAGggtcaccgaaccctaacccgAACTGGGTGAAGGAAAGGAGTAAGAAAAGGGACTCAACTTCATGAAGAACCCGAATCCGAGCTCAAACCCACGAAGAAGAtggggaagatgaacagtgactccagtgagtcaaaccctaaccctaacttgaaGTAACCCTAACTCTAATCCCCAATCGGATGAAATCCGAGAAGAACAGAGAAGAAGATCCAAATcggagaagaaggggaaaaggggaagGGGCCTACCTCGTCGTGCACCGCGCTGCCGCCTCGCCGATGCACAGGAAGACGGCCAAGTCGTGCGAGCTCCGGCCAAGGCCGCCGCTAGTCCGCTCGACGGCGGTGCGCTCACCCACGTGGGGAGCGCACGCGCCGGCGAAGGGGCTGGCAACAGCGCCGTGTTCTCTCGTTTTTTCACTCGGTCGCTGctcgctgctgctgtgctgaggaagaaggagagcggcgaagagagagaaaggaagacaCGAAATGAATTAGGGTTCAGGGGCAGCCGCGGCTGGGGGATTTTTGATCCAGCGACATCGTTGCTCGGCTGTCGAATCAAAATGAACGGCCAGCGCTGATCGGGCCGCCTTTTGACCCAGGCGGGCGAGGGCGCGAGGCCACTTTCTCGGCCCAGGCCCAAGTTGTGGCCTGGGCAAGGGGGAGCACGCGGCACAGGGCTCGCACGGCCGTGGGCCATGGGCCGGTTTCGCGTTTGGGCCGAATTGCCAGTAAAGGATGAAGCTATTTTTTTCTAGTAAAagttttatttcctggaaaatgaataaatggcttaaagaaaatagaaaagagattttTTCTGTGGGTAAAGTTcattaaattgaattatttttccgctgcaatgttaaagttaataatcttctaattaaattcgaaccaacgggagaatttaatttgaagagt
It encodes:
- the LOC136497225 gene encoding uncharacterized protein; the protein is MPAVVAAAAAAAASGGALLLCLLLNCCTQPASDAEREREEDEASPLLSGSGPGPGREAGSGREEEEPWPDSAPVTCCEATAVAARTARRTWEFTVGRWGLHGLAFGIKRHMKRQGNLQHEYSGNDCLQLKGHQTYTEVSSLLEYLKLCMFFSKKSFSAFLKFGGYKQEDILIHKARARLMQPSFALVCDQRTKCLLLFIRGAISTKERLTAATAAEVPFHHIILSEGKISNVVLGYSHCGMLAGARWIAKLITPHLHNKMQEFSGYHIKVIGHSMGAGIGAILTYILREHYEFLSCSCLAFAPPACMTWELAESGKDFITSLVNRNDVVPAFSKVSSESLRSEVMVSSKLDDVQDHFNHGLFASISQRVAFIKSHMLSISNSTGKIANHGSSISEPLLKESANTIPPTANGHSTDCSQQQVVACEETVVLLVNSDHLTCDKPADSGLTSQEGSDSNAASDTQQSPPPTDEGEEEEAPNQNGVGKDKQKEPVSAGCSSRQLFPPGRIIHMVALPPPPDPNTGDGTSSDEVIGIYETPRDLYGKIRLAPNMIKEHYMPSYISTMESLLEQLQKDDDDTSVCTASNGL